A stretch of the Streptomyces sp. NBC_00654 genome encodes the following:
- a CDS encoding alpha/beta hydrolase family protein, producing the protein MKAAVVATAMTVTAILATPSAHAEGSAPPVLADGFGLTQVADGTVTHSDTDFTITVTTPEVSGPHRIRIFLPRDYRADPAKRWPVTYFLHGGGGTVDDAAAAPALRSDSMITVVPDGGLKSWYADWVMQNTPVGAANWETFHLNQVIPFIDANLRTIADRDHRAVVGLSMGGSGALHYAEARPDLFGHAASLSGGLDFDMAEIRGAVLATELNLTGAWCAVSTSSPSGTGKCTGYGPTVDSDAIYGSPYPVFDADRVWKAVNPAATSNLARLTGVETTIYTGDQGLIDHFTDIAARRVKARMDQLGIDSRLVAYGNGATLAPTCDGGHNYGCWSAALADYIPRLQASFDRPGAA; encoded by the coding sequence ATGAAAGCAGCGGTCGTTGCCACGGCAATGACCGTCACCGCGATACTCGCGACGCCGTCCGCACACGCCGAGGGCTCGGCCCCTCCGGTGCTGGCCGACGGGTTCGGCCTGACCCAGGTCGCCGACGGCACCGTGACGCACTCCGACACCGACTTCACGATCACCGTGACCACCCCGGAGGTGTCCGGCCCGCACAGGATCCGGATCTTCCTTCCCCGCGACTACCGGGCCGACCCCGCCAAGCGGTGGCCGGTGACGTACTTCCTGCACGGCGGAGGAGGGACCGTGGACGACGCCGCGGCCGCCCCCGCGCTGCGCTCGGACTCGATGATCACCGTGGTGCCGGACGGCGGCCTGAAGAGCTGGTACGCCGACTGGGTCATGCAGAACACGCCCGTCGGCGCGGCGAATTGGGAGACCTTCCACCTGAACCAGGTCATCCCCTTCATCGACGCGAACCTGCGCACCATCGCCGACAGGGACCACCGGGCCGTCGTCGGCCTGTCGATGGGAGGTTCCGGGGCCCTGCACTACGCCGAAGCCCGGCCCGATCTCTTCGGCCATGCCGCCTCCCTGTCGGGCGGCCTCGACTTCGACATGGCGGAGATCCGCGGCGCGGTCCTGGCCACGGAACTCAACCTCACGGGCGCATGGTGCGCCGTGAGCACATCCAGCCCGTCCGGCACCGGAAAGTGCACCGGCTACGGACCCACCGTCGACAGTGACGCGATCTACGGCTCGCCCTACCCGGTCTTCGACGCGGATCGCGTCTGGAAGGCGGTCAACCCCGCCGCCACCAGCAACCTGGCCAGGCTCACCGGCGTCGAGACCACGATCTACACCGGTGACCAGGGCCTCATCGACCACTTCACCGACATCGCCGCCCGACGGGTCAAGGCCCGCATGGACCAGCTCGGAATCGACAGCCGGCTCGTCGCCTACGGCAACGGGGCGACACTGGCCCCCACCTGCGACGGCGGTCACAACTACGGCTGCTGGTCCGCCGCGCTCGCGGACTACATCCCCCGGCTCCAGGCCTCGTTCGACCGGCCGGGAGCGGCGTGA